The DNA segment CCCGCGCCGGATCGCCGAGAGCAACGAGGAACGCTCCAGCCAGCTGCGGGCCGCCCTCGCGTCCCGGCGCTGCCTGCTGGTGCTCGACAACGCGGCGAACGAGGCCCAGGTACGCCCCCTGCTCCCCGGTGACGGCGCCAGCCTCGCCGTGGTGACCAGCCGGCGGGTGCTCGGCGGCCTGGAAGGGGTGCTGCGGCTCCCCCTGGAACCGCTCGCCCCCCACGAGTCGGCGCGGCTGCTCGGGGCGATCGCCGCGCAGGCGGCCGGCGCCGACGTCGCCGATGTCGCCGACCTCTGCGGCCACCTGCCCCTCGCGCTGCGGATCGCCGGCACCCGGCTCGCCACCCGGCCCGCCTGGACCGTCGCGCACCTGGTCAAACGCCTCACCGACGCGGACCGGCGGCTCGCCGCCCTGTCCCTCGGCGACACCGGGGTGGCGACCGCGTTCGCCCTCTCGCACGCTCAGCTGACCGATCCGGCGCGGGAGCTGTTCCGGCGGCTGGCCCACGTACCCGGCTTCAGCTTCTCCCCCGAGATCGCCGCCGTGCTCACCGGCGCCGACCCGGACGACGCCCTGGACGGCCTGGAGGAGCTCGTCGAACTCGGCCTGCTGCAGCCCGAGCCGGAAGGCGCGGCGCGTTATCGCTTCCACGACCTGATCCGCCTGTACGCCGCCCAGCGCCTGAAGATCGAGGAACCCGCCGGAGTCCGGGCCGCCACCGATCGGCAGCTCACCACGTGGCTGCTGGAGACGGCCGTCGTAGCGGGCCGCTGGTTCGAACCGGGGTACGGCGCGCTGCCCGGCGGCTACACCGGAATGATCCCGCTGGCCACCCAGGAGGAGGCCGGCGCCTGGCTGCGGGCCGAGGTCGACAACTGGCTCGGCGCCCTGCGGTCCGCCGCCGCGGCCGGCCTGGACCAGCTGGTCGTCGACGTCGCCGAGGCGATGCACTGGTTCTCCGACTCGATGGCGTTCTGGCAGGGCTGGTACGAGGTGTACGGGCTGTCCCGGACCGCCGCGTCCCGGCTGCCGGACCGGCATCAGGAGGTCACCCACCTCAACTACTTCGCCTGGGCGGCCACCCATGCGGCCCGGCGCCCGGAGGAGGGCGCGTCGATCGCGCTGGCCGCCCACGACCTCGCCACGGAACTCGGCGACGTCAAGGAGCAGGCGTGGGCGCTGACCTACGCGGGGACGGCCTGGCGGTTCGCGGGCAGGCTCGACGCGGCGCTGGAGGCGTACACCGAGGCTCAGAGATTGTCCGATGAATCCGGTGACCACGACGCCTATGTCCAGCACTTCCAAGGTCTGGGGCTGCTCCTGGCGGCGCTCGGCCGGCGTCAGGAGGCGCTCGAGATGTTCGCGGCGACGACCCGGGAGGTCGAGCGGCGGCCGGTGGCTCCGCGTCCGGCCCAGAGCGCACGAGCCGGAGCGCACACCTTCGCCGCGGAGATCCTCGCCGACCTGGGCCGCTGGGAGGAAGCCCGGGAACAGGCCGAGCTGGCGCTGCCCCTGGTGCTGGACGGTGGCGACAACAGCCTGGTCGGGCAGGTGCACCTCACCCTCGGCCGGGTCCGCGTGGCGCTCGGCGAGGCGGAGGCCGCCCGGGCCGACCTCACCCGGGCGCTCGAACTGCTCGAGGAGACACAGTTCGCCAAGGGCATCGAGCTGGCCCGCATGCAGCTGGCCGCGATCAGTTCTGCGTAATTTCCTGCGTGGCTCCGGGGCCGGTGAGCTGATGGGATTCCCGTAGACCCATTTTCCGCTGGAAGGAACCACTTCATGAGTTTCGTCACGACCTCCGACGGCACCCAGATCTTCTACAAGGACTGGGGCACGGGACGTCCGGTCGTGCTCAGCCACGGCTGGCCGCTCAACTCGGACAGCTGGGAGGCACAGCAGCTCTTCCTCGCCGAGAACGGGTACCGGGTCATCGCCCACGACCGGCGCGGCCACGGCAAGTCCACCCAGACCTGGCACGGCAACGAGATGAACACGTACGCCTCCGACCTGGCATTCCTTCTGGAGAGCCTCGATCTTCGCGACGTCACGCTCGTCGGCTTCTCCACCGGCGGCGGCGAGATCAGCCGGTACATCGGCAACCACGGCACCGCCCGGATCGCCCAGGCCGTGCTGGTCTCCGCGGTCCCGCCGCTCATGCTGAAGACCGACGACAACCCGGGCGGCGTGCCGATCGAGGTCTTCGACGGCCTGCGCGCCGGTTCCCTCGCCGACCGCTCACAGCTCTACAAGGACCTCGCCGACGGCCCGTTCTTCGGCAACAACCGGCCGGGCGCGAACGTGCCGCGCGGCCCGCGGGACTCCTTCTGGCTGCAGGGCATGGCGTCCGGGCACCGCAACGCGTACGAGTCGATCGCCGCGTTCTCGGCCACCGACTTCCGTGGTGACCTCGCCGCCTTCGACGTACCCACCCTGGTGATCCACGGTGACGACGACCAGGTCGTGCCGTTCGAGGTCGGCGGCAAGGCGTCGGCGGCGCTGATCAAGGACGCTTCGCTGCGCGTCTACGCCGGTGGCCCGCACGGCATCACCGACACGCACAAGGACCAGCTCAACGCGGACCTGCTGGCGTTCCTGAACAGTTACAACGCTTGATATCCTGACCGGGCCGCCTTCCGGCGGCCCGGTCTTTTCGCGGAAGGATCTCGGTATGCGCCTCAGCCTGGTCACGGTCACCGCCTGCCACTGACACCTCGTCGTGGCGGGGCGGTTCTCGACGACCGTTTCCCTCCTGGTTCGAGGAGCTCCTTTTGCGTACCCTCATCCCGCGCCTCGGCGCGGGCTTCAACCGTCTCTGGACCGCGTCCGCGATCTCCAACCTCGGCGACGGCATCACCATGGTGGCCGGCCCGCTGCTGCTCGCCTCGATCACCACCGATCCGGCCCTGATCGCCGGCGGCGTCCTCTGCCAGCAGCTGCCCTGGCTGCTCTTCGCACTGCTCAGCGGCGCCGCCGCGGACCGCCTGGACCGCCGCCGCCTGATCACCCTGGTCAACCTGGGCCGCGCCCTCGCACTGACCGTCCTGACCGCGGCCGTCGCGACCGGTCACGTCTCCGTCGCCCTCGTCTACCTCGTGCTCTTCACCCTCGGCGCCGGCGAGACCCTCGCCGACACGGCGAGCGGCGCGCTGCTGCCCCGGCTGGTCGCGCCGGACCTGCTGCCTCGGGCGAACGCACGGCTCGCCGCCACCTTCACGATCGCCAACCAGTTCGCGGCCAAGCCGTTCGGCGCCTGGCTCTTCGGTATAGCCGCCGCCGCGCCGTTCGGATTCGACGCGCTGACGTTCGTGGTGTCGGCGCTGCTGATCGCCTCCCTGCCGGCCGGTCCGCTTTCTCCTCCTGTCGCCCGCCGTCCTTCGCGCGCCTCCTTGCGCGCGGACATCGGGGAAGGGTTGCGCTTCCTGCTCGGGCATCCGTTGTTGCGGACGCTGGCCATGGCGATGGGCTTCGGAAATATCGCTTTTTGTACGGCCTTCGCGGTCTTCGTGCTCTACGCCCGTCAGCGGCTGGGTGTTTCAGAGGTCGGCTACGGCTTCCTGCTGACGACGTTCGCCGTAGGAGGCCTGGCCGGCGCGGGGGTCGCAACCCGGCTGACCGCGCGCTTCGGCAATACCGCCGTCCTCCGCGCCGGCCTCCTCGCCGAAGCCGTCACCCATGTGACCCTCGCCGCGACGACGCGACCGTGGCTGGCCGGCGCCGTCCTGATCCTCTTCGGCGTCCAGACCGTCGTCTGGGGTGTCATCACGTCAACGCTGCGCCAGCGCCTGGTCCCGAACGAGTTGCTCGGCCGCGTCGGAAGCGTCTACGCCCTCCTGGAGACCGGCGGCGCGGCGTTGGGCACCCTGCTGGGCGGCGCGATGGCCGCGACATGGGGCCTGACCACGCCGTTCTGGATAGCGGCAGCAGAGATGACCACCATCCTGGCCGTGACGTGGCGTCCCCTGGCCGCAGCCACCGTTACGCCCTGACCCCCACCCGACCCGCCCTGGCGGATCGTGGACGATGCGGCGGCCCGCAATCGTCCACGATCCGCGGACGGGGTGAGCATCTTCGCCGGCGCATCACGCTGCGCTCCGGAGACGGCCACGTGATGGAATCTCGTGGGGCCTGGAGCACCGCCGACACTCCGCAAACCGCGCACCTTCCAAGATCTCCACCACAGCGAGTGGTCCCGAACCGCATCAGGGAGCCCCAGCCCAGCCGATCACACGCCCCGCGTCACACGCCCACGAGGTCGCCTCGCTGAAGGCGTACCGGATCCGGGCGCGGAACGCACCTCGGCTCACCACACGAGGCCGCCACACTCACCGCGGGTCGAACCCGGGCGCGGCGCCCTACGGATCTTGGACGATCCTCGCCGTCCCGGTGTGCAGGAGCGCTCATGATTCGCGGTGAGCACGCGGCGGCCGCACCGAACGCCCGCAGTGGGCACGGACGGGCGTCGGTTCAGGCGGCGGGGCGGAGTGCCTCCAGGGCGGCGTCACGCAGTTCGGGACTTCGGGCGTAGACCGAGGCACCGGGACCCGGGCGGGGGCTGCCGTCGAAACGGGCGTAACTGCCGCCCGCCTCGGTCACGATCAGGGACGTCGCGGCGAAGTCCCAGATCTGGCCGCTCGTCTGGGCTGCCAGGTCGAGGTCGCCGCGGGCCACCAGCAGGGGTGGGTGCACCGGCCAGGGGCGCTCGTCGGCGAGGGCGATCAGGGGTTCGGCCGGTGCTCGGCCCCAGTCCGGCACGACGCCGAGGGTGCTGGCGCCCAGCAATGAGGTGCCGGGTGACGGCGAGGACACCGAGGACGGCGCCACGTGGATCCGTCGCTGTTCGGTGATGTCGCCCGCCACGATGCTTCCCTCGTACGCCCCTGCTCCGAGACCGGCCCACCACAAGCGTGCCTGCGCGGGCACCACCGCGACCGCCGCGGTGATCGCGCCCTGGTCCTCGAGGGCGACGAGCACGAGCCAGCGGTCGTCGCCCTCGACGAACAACGCCGTGCCGTCGATCGGGTCGATGATCCAGCGGCGGCCGGTGTCCGAGCCGGTGGCGCCGTGTTCCTCGCCGAGGACGGCGTCGCCGGGGACGAGGGAGGACAGCACCTCGCGGATGACCGTCTCGACGGCCCGGTCGGCGGCGGTGACCACGCTGCCGTCGGCTTTGAGCTCGCGGGGCAGGGCGGCCACCCCGGCGAAGTGGCGGAGGCCTTCGGCGGATCCGGCCAGGGCGGCGGTCAGGGCGATGTTGAGATCGTCTGTCACGGTTCCATCCTGCCGGGCCGGGCCGGAGGGCTTGTCGAGTGACGCGGAAACTGCGTGGGAGGATTGAAGTAACACGGCGTACTCAGATAGGGGCCCATGCGTATCACCAGCGGCGTCGTCTTCACCACGCCGCCGACGCTGCCCCGCGGCCGGCATGTGCTCAGCCGCGACGAGGTGACCGCCACGCAGCGCGAGCGGATGCTGATCGCCGCGACCGAACTGCTGGCCGGCGAGGGCTACCGCGGGTTCGGCGTGCGGGAGATCTGCTCTTCGGCGGCGGTGTCGCGGGCCGCCTTCTACGAGTGCTTCGCCGACAAGGACGCCTGCATCTACGCGGCCTACGACCGTTTCATCGCGGTATTCCTGGAGCATCTCGCCGAGAGCGGCACGACCGGCGCCGACTGGCCGGGCTGTGTCCGCGGCTTCGTCGCCTCCTACCTCGGCACACTCCAGCGCGATCTCGTCGCGGCCCGCGCCTTCCAGGTGGAGATGGACGCTCTCGGCCGCGCCGCCCGCGAGCGCCGCCGCGCCGCGCTCACCGCGTTGGCAGGCTTCGTGCGACGGTTGCGGTCAGAGCGCTTTCCCGGTACGGCGGACCGTGTGCCTTTCAGCGCCTACCTCGGCGCCATCCACGCGTTGCGTCAGAGCGCCTGCGACGCGCTGGACGCTTCACCCGAACCCGACTTGCCGTCGCTGGTCGACGAGCTGTCCACGTGGCTGTGCCGCATGGTCGAGGCGTAAGGAGAATCCATGACCCACGAGTGCGTCGCGCCCGCCGCCGAGGAGGCGCTCGTCGCCCGTCTGCGGGCCGACGGTCCCCGGTCGTTCGGGGCGATGTTCCTGGAGCGCTCCACGCGTACCCCCGATGCTCCCGCCTATCGCACCCCCGGCCCCGGCGGCGGCTGGATCTCGCGCACCTGGGCGGAGACCGCGCAGGCGGTCACCGAGATCGCGGCGGGACTCCTGGCGCTCGGACTGCGGCCGCAGGACCGGGTGGCGATCTGCTCGGCCACCCGGGTGGAGTGGATCGAGGCGGACTTCGGGGTGATGTGCGCGGGCGGCGCGACGACGACGGTCTACCCGAGCTCGTCGCCGGAAGAGGTACGGCACATCCTCACCGACTCGGGCAGCCGCTTCGTGTTCGTGGAGAACGCCGCCCAGCTCTCCAAGATCCTGGCGGCCGGAACCGTCGAGCGCGCGATCCTGATCGACGGCCCCGCCCCGTCCGGCGACTCCCGTACCGCGGCCGGCGACTCCCGCACCGCGGCCGGCGACTCGCCCGCCGGCACGGACAGCGACTCCCGCACCCTGGATCTTGGAGCGCTGAAGGCGCTCGGCCGGGAGAAGTTAGCGACGAATCCGGATCTGGTCCAGCAGGAGACCGCCAAGATCGGCCCCGACGACCTCGCCACCCTGATCTACACCTCGGGAACGACCGGCCTGCCCAAGGGCGTCCGCGTAGGACACGACGCCTGGATCTACCAAGGTCTCGCCATCCAGGCCATGGGCATCGTCCACCCCGGCGACCTGGGTTATCTCTGGCTGCCGCTCTCCCACGCGTTCGGCAAGGCACTGCTCTCCTGCCAGCTGTCGGTCGGCTTCGAGTTCGCCGTCGACGGCGACGTCAGCGCCATCGTGCAGCGGCTCGCCGAGGTCCGCCCGACGATCATGCCGGCCGTCCCGCGGATCTTCGAGAAGGTGTACGCCGGCGTCGCCGCGACGATGGAACGCGAGGGCGGCCTCAAGGCGCGTCTCTACCGCTGGGCGATCGGTGTGGCGCTGCGCCGCGGCGCCCTGCGGCCGATCGCCGACCGGCTGGTGCTGTCGAAGGTGCGGGACCGGTTCGGCGGCCGGATGCGGTTCTTCATCTCCGGCGCGTCGTCCCTCTCCCCCGAGATCGCCGCCTGGTTCGACGCGATCCGGCTGCCGATCGCCGAGGGCTACGGCCTCACCGAGTCGTGCGCCACCACGATCTTCAACCGGCCTGCGGACCCGGAGTACGGGACGGTGGGCGTACCGCTGCCCGGCACCCGGGTCCGGATCGCCGACGACGGCGAGATCCTGCTCAAGGGGCCGGGCCTGATGCAGGGCTACCACGGCATGCCGGAGGCGACGGCGGAGACCCTGATCGACGGCTGGCTGCACACCGGTGACATCGGCGAGATCACCGAGCGCGGATCGCTGCGGATCACCGACCGCAAGAAGGACCTGATCAAGACGTCGAACGGCAAGTACGTGGCGCCGCAGGCGATCGAGGCCCGGTTCAAGGGGTTGTGCCCGCTGGCCGGCCAGGTCGTGGTGCACGGCGAGAACCGCAAGTTCATCACCGCCCTGATCGACCTGGATCCGGACGAGGCCCGCAAGTGGGCGCCGGCTCATGGCCTGGAGAAAGCGTCGCACGCCGAGATCGCGCGGTCGGATCAGATGCGCGAGGAGATCGCCCGCTGCGTCGAGGAACTCAACAAGGGCCTCAACTCCTGGGAGACGATCAAGAAGTTCGCCATCCTGGAGGAGAACCTCGACGTCGAGGGCGGTGATCTCACCCCGTCGCTCAAACTGCGCCGCCGCGTCGTGGAGAAGCGCTATCAGTCGCAATTGGACGGTCTGTACGCATAAAATCACCGAATGCATCGCAGCCGCCTCTTCGGCATCTTCATCGACACCCCGCTCGCCGACGCCGGCGCCGCCGCCACGTTCTGGTCGGAGGCGCTCGGCTCGACCGCCAAACCCGTGCCGGGCGAGGAGGAGTTCACCGCCCTGATCGGCGCGTTCCCCGGGCTCGCCGTGGACGTGCAGGCCGTCGACGACTCTCCCCGCTACCACGTGGACATCGAGACCGACGACGTCGCGGCCGAGGCGGCCCGGCTGATCGGGCTCGGCGCGACGGTGGTCGTCGACAACGGCGGCCACCAGACGTTGCGGGCGCCGGGCGGCCACCTGTTCTGCGTGGTGCCGATCCAGTCGCAGGGTGACCTGTTCGAGCGTGAGGCGCGCACCTGGCAGTAGCGGATCAGTGCAGGTGGAAGAGATCGGCGGCCCGCGTCGCACGCAGCAACCACCGCAGGTGCGGCTGGCAGTCGTGCAGATGGCACGTCGCCTGCCGGGCCTCCGCCACCCGGCGGGCCGCCACCAGCATCCGCAGCCCGGCAGCGTCGCAGAAGTCCACCCCTGCCAGGTCGATGTGGATGTGCCGCACCGGCATCCCCAGTCCGAGCAGGTCGTGCACCTGCGTGAGGTCGTAGAGCTGGGTCTGCAGGGCGGTCGCCGACATCGCGTCCAGGCTGCCCTGCAACGTGATCAGCAGCCGGTCGCCGTCCCGCGAGCCGGCGATCCGCGTGCCGGGCGTCACGACGACACTCCCGGCAGACGAACACCGGACACCGCGAAGAGAAGAACGCCGGGCGTCACGACGGCTCCTCGGGCCGGCCCCGGACGATCGCCCAGACCAGTTTGCCGCTGCGGGCCGGCAGCGCGCCCCACGCCGACGCGGCGGCGCTGACGATCCGCAGGCCGAGTCCGCGGTCGGTCAGCGACGGCCCGAGCGGCCCGGGGATCGGATCGCGCACCTGGGGCAGGATCACGTCGCCGTCGTAGACGGCCAGGTGCAGGGCCGCCCCGGCGCCCTCACCGCGCATCGACACGATCACCTCGATGTCACCGGCGGCGTGCTCGGCCGCGTTCACCACCAGCTCCGAGATGATCAACCGGGCCCGCTGGCAGAGGTGCTGGACGTCCCACTGCCGGCAGGCGTCGTTGACCAGCGCCCGGGCCAGCATCGCGGCGGCCGGGTCCGGGGGCAGCGCCAGGTGCATCCGGTCGGCGAGAGGACGGCGGCCGGCCAGCGCGGCCCGGGCCTGGGCCACCGTCGCGTAGAGCACCAGCCAGTCCCGCGCGCCCAGCCGCCGCAGCCGGCGGGCCAGTGGCGTGCTCGCCTTCGCGCAGACCGCCACGGCGACCGGCGGCTGCATCGCGGCGCCCTGCGCGCAGGCCGTCAGCCAGAGCGGGGCGCTCACGGCGTGCGGGTCGCTCAGCTCGTGCAGATCCACGATCATCCCGGTGGGGTGCTCGGCGAGGCACTTGTCCAGCACCAGGCGGGCCTGCGTGGACAGTGCCCGGTCCCACTGGCCCCACACCGAGAACTCGATGACCGCACTGTCGGCGTCGATCACGGCCAGGACCGAGTCGGGCAGGGCGTCGCCCGACCAACCGATCAGATGCGGAGAGCCCGCCCCCATATGCCTCTCTCCCGGCAAATTGCAATCAGCTATGTCAATACCGCCGCCGCAATTCTTGGTTTATCCGGAAGACAGCGTCAACGGGGATTCACCATCCGCGACACCGACGGGCAGCAGCCGGGCCCCGGAGACGGGGACACCGGCTGCCTGACCGATCCGGCCGACAACGGCCTTGATCGAGTCTTACCCGCAGGATCGCGATCAAATCCCTCGCTGCATGGCCAGAACTCCCCTGTTCACGGCCGTGATCGCCTTGCGCGCGGTCGCCTTGACGCTGGGCGACGCCGACTCGGCCTCCTTGATCTGGCCGAGCAGGTCGAGCACCTGCCGCGCCCAGCGCACGAAGTCGCCGGCGGGCATGTCCGCGTCGTACTGATGGCCGCTCGCCAGCACCTTGGCGAGCGGCTCGCCGCGGGCCCAGCGGAACATCGGCCAGACGAAGCCGGGGTCGGGCTCGCGGGTCAGCGACAGGCCGAACTCCGCCTCGTCGGCGGCGATCTCGCCCCACAGCTTGGCGCAGGCGTCCACGGCCGCGGTGATCGCGCCCTTCGGCACCGACGCGCGGTCCTCGCCCTCGCGGCGGGACTCGTAGAGCACCATCGACACCGCGGCGGCCAGCTCATCCGGCGCCAGGCCGTCCCAGACGCCCTGGCGCAGGCACTCGGCGACCAGCAGATCGGCCTCGGACCAGATCCGCCCCAGCATCCGGCCGGCGTCGGAGACCTCGCCGTCGGCGCTGAGGTAGCCGCGGGTCGTCAGCACCGCGCAGACCTGGTCGAACGTGCGCGCCAGCGAACCGGTGCGCCCGGCCACCTTGTCGCGCAGCGTCTGGGTGTCGCGCTGCAGCCGGTGCCGCCGCTCGGCCCAGCGGGCGTGGTCCTCCCGCTCCGGGCAGGCGTGGCACGGGTGCTGGCGCATCCGCACCTTGAGCAGGGCGATCTCGGCGTCCTCGCCGGGCGCCTGACGGCCGCGCCGGCGCCGGTCCGGATGCCGGTCGAGACCGGTCGCGCTCACCTGCGCGGCCAGGTCGCGGCGCGCCGCCGGGGAGCGGTGATTGAAATTCTTCGGTACGCGGACCCGCGCCAGGACCTCGACCTCGCCCCCGAAGTCACCGGGGCTCACCCGGCCCGCCCACCGGTCCTGCGTGAGCACCAGCGGCCGCGGCTCGCCGAACCCGCTGGTCGCCGGCTCCAGCACCACCGCGAGACCGGCCCGCCGGCCCTGCGGCACCCGGATCACCTCGCCGATCCGCAGTTTCTCCAGCGAGGCGACGGCGGCCGAGCGGCGCTGCTGCACGCCCTGCCGGGAGAGCGATTTCTCCCGGTCCGCGATGGCGACCCGCAGGCCGAAGTATTCCTCGAAGTCGCCGTGGTGGCAGGCGGCGTCCTCCGAGTACGTCTGCATGGTCTCCTCGTTGCGCTGCACCTGCCGGGCCAGCCCGACCACCGACCGGTCGGCCTGGAACTGCGCGAACGACGACTCGAGCAGCGCGCGGGACCGCTCGGCGCCGACCGAGCCGACCAGGTTGACGGCCATGTTGTAGGACGGGCGGAAGGACGAGCGCAGCGGGTAGGTCCGCGTGCTGGCCAGCCCGGCCACGTGCCGGGGGTCGACGTCGGGGCTCCAGAGCACCACGGCGTGGCCCTCGACGTCGATGCCACGGCGGCCGGCCCGGCCGGTGAGCTGTGTGTACTCCCCGGGGGTGAGGTCGACGTGCGCCTCGCCGTTGAACTTGACGAGCCGCTCCAGGACGACGCAGCGGGCCGGCATGTTGATGCCGAGCGCCAGCGTCTCGGTCGCGAAGACCGCCTTGACCAGGCCACGGACGAAGCACTCCTCGACCGCCTCCTTGAAGGCGGGGAGCATGCCGGCGTGGTGGGCCGCCACACCGCGCTCCAGGCCGTCGAGCCACTCCCAGTAGCCCAGGACCGACAGGTCCTCGGCGGGGATGCTCGCCACCTTCGCCTGGGCGATGGCGCGGATCGCGGCGCGCTCCTCGGGGTCGGTGAGCCGCAGCCCGGCCGCCAGGCACTGCTGCACCGCCGCGTCGCAGGCCGCGCGGCTGAAGATGAACAGGATCGCCGGCAGCAGCCCGGACCGCTCCAGCCGGTCGATCACCTCGGCGCGGGGTGGCGGCTGCCAGCGCCGGGACCGCCCGCCGCGCCCGTTGAAGCCGGAGGTGCCGCGGTCGGTCATCTCCAGGCGGCGGTCCATCTCGCGGGTGTAGCGCAGCAGCTCGGGGTGGACGTCGTGCTTCTTCGCCGCGTCGGCGTCGTGGAACAGGTCGAACATCCGGCGGCCGACGAGCATGTGCTGCCAGAGCGGCACCGGCCGGTGCTCGCTCACCACCACCTCGGTCTCGCCCCGGACGGTGACCAGCCAGTCGGCGAACTCCTCGTAGTTGCTGACCGTCGCGGAGAGCGAGACCAGGGTGACCGACGACGGCAGGTGGATGATCACCTCTTCCCAGACCGCGCCGCGGAACCGGTCGGCGAGGTAGTGCACCTCGTCCATCACCACGTAGGCCAGGTTGCGCAGGGCGGCGGCGCCGGAGTAGAGCATGTTGCGCAGCACCTCGGTGGTCATCACCACCACGGGAGCGTCGCCGTTGATCGCGTTGTCGCCGGTGAGCAGGCCGACCTTGTCGGCGCCGTAACGCTGGACGAGGTCGTTGTACTTCTGGTTGGAGAGCGCCTTGATCGGTGTCGTGTAGAAGCACTTGCGCTCCCCCGAGCGCAGGGCGAGGTGCACCGCGAACTCGCCGACGACGGTCTTGCCGGCGCCGGTCGGGGCGCAGACCAGCACACCGTTGCCCCGCTCCAGGACCTCGCAGGCCGCACGCTGGAAGTCGTCCAGGTCGAAGCCGACGTCGACCATGAAATCCTCGAGCGCCGGGAACTCGGCGACCCGCGCCGCCCGCCTCTGGGAAGCCGCATACCGCTCGGCGGGACTAGTCATGACCACAAGGCTAGTTCGTTCGTATGACAAAACGCAGCACGGTATTCGCGTGCCGGTAGTGGCCCCCGGAGGCCGGTTCCGGGGCATCGGTATCGTGCACCACGTGCCGGATGCCACTCACCCTCCTCATACCGTGCGGCAGGTCGAAGCCGTCCTCTTCGACTTCCACGGCACGCTGGCCCAGGTCGAAGACCCTCTGACCTGGGTGATCGCGGCGGCGGCCGCCTGCGGGCGCGAGCTCGACCGCGGCAAGGC comes from the Actinoplanes sp. OR16 genome and includes:
- a CDS encoding inositol monophosphatase family protein, with the protein product MTDDLNIALTAALAGSAEGLRHFAGVAALPRELKADGSVVTAADRAVETVIREVLSSLVPGDAVLGEEHGATGSDTGRRWIIDPIDGTALFVEGDDRWLVLVALEDQGAITAAVAVVPAQARLWWAGLGAGAYEGSIVAGDITEQRRIHVAPSSVSSPSPGTSLLGASTLGVVPDWGRAPAEPLIALADERPWPVHPPLLVARGDLDLAAQTSGQIWDFAATSLIVTEAGGSYARFDGSPRPGPGASVYARSPELRDAALEALRPAA
- a CDS encoding ATP-binding protein; the protein is MGAGSPHLIGWSGDALPDSVLAVIDADSAVIEFSVWGQWDRALSTQARLVLDKCLAEHPTGMIVDLHELSDPHAVSAPLWLTACAQGAAMQPPVAVAVCAKASTPLARRLRRLGARDWLVLYATVAQARAALAGRRPLADRMHLALPPDPAAAMLARALVNDACRQWDVQHLCQRARLIISELVVNAAEHAAGDIEVIVSMRGEGAGAALHLAVYDGDVILPQVRDPIPGPLGPSLTDRGLGLRIVSAAASAWGALPARSGKLVWAIVRGRPEEPS
- a CDS encoding helix-turn-helix domain-containing protein, which produces MSFGNRLRSLRRASGLTIDQLAAASGVSGRAISDMERGHSRAPQVRTLAALAEGLGLPPDQLGELSALAEDQRSRASSEGPRLCELPRAVSDFVGRTDEIERIYRHISALSGPSPVVVIHGQAGLGKTAFAVRLAGLLDERYPDGQFYLDLRGTDETPLAAGEALVRLLRALDVSPRRIAESNEERSSQLRAALASRRCLLVLDNAANEAQVRPLLPGDGASLAVVTSRRVLGGLEGVLRLPLEPLAPHESARLLGAIAAQAAGADVADVADLCGHLPLALRIAGTRLATRPAWTVAHLVKRLTDADRRLAALSLGDTGVATAFALSHAQLTDPARELFRRLAHVPGFSFSPEIAAVLTGADPDDALDGLEELVELGLLQPEPEGAARYRFHDLIRLYAAQRLKIEEPAGVRAATDRQLTTWLLETAVVAGRWFEPGYGALPGGYTGMIPLATQEEAGAWLRAEVDNWLGALRSAAAAGLDQLVVDVAEAMHWFSDSMAFWQGWYEVYGLSRTAASRLPDRHQEVTHLNYFAWAATHAARRPEEGASIALAAHDLATELGDVKEQAWALTYAGTAWRFAGRLDAALEAYTEAQRLSDESGDHDAYVQHFQGLGLLLAALGRRQEALEMFAATTREVERRPVAPRPAQSARAGAHTFAAEILADLGRWEEAREQAELALPLVLDGGDNSLVGQVHLTLGRVRVALGEAEAARADLTRALELLEETQFAKGIELARMQLAAISSA
- a CDS encoding long-chain fatty acid--CoA ligase — its product is MTHECVAPAAEEALVARLRADGPRSFGAMFLERSTRTPDAPAYRTPGPGGGWISRTWAETAQAVTEIAAGLLALGLRPQDRVAICSATRVEWIEADFGVMCAGGATTTVYPSSSPEEVRHILTDSGSRFVFVENAAQLSKILAAGTVERAILIDGPAPSGDSRTAAGDSRTAAGDSPAGTDSDSRTLDLGALKALGREKLATNPDLVQQETAKIGPDDLATLIYTSGTTGLPKGVRVGHDAWIYQGLAIQAMGIVHPGDLGYLWLPLSHAFGKALLSCQLSVGFEFAVDGDVSAIVQRLAEVRPTIMPAVPRIFEKVYAGVAATMEREGGLKARLYRWAIGVALRRGALRPIADRLVLSKVRDRFGGRMRFFISGASSLSPEIAAWFDAIRLPIAEGYGLTESCATTIFNRPADPEYGTVGVPLPGTRVRIADDGEILLKGPGLMQGYHGMPEATAETLIDGWLHTGDIGEITERGSLRITDRKKDLIKTSNGKYVAPQAIEARFKGLCPLAGQVVVHGENRKFITALIDLDPDEARKWAPAHGLEKASHAEIARSDQMREEIARCVEELNKGLNSWETIKKFAILEENLDVEGGDLTPSLKLRRRVVEKRYQSQLDGLYA
- a CDS encoding VOC family protein, translated to MHRSRLFGIFIDTPLADAGAAATFWSEALGSTAKPVPGEEEFTALIGAFPGLAVDVQAVDDSPRYHVDIETDDVAAEAARLIGLGATVVVDNGGHQTLRAPGGHLFCVVPIQSQGDLFEREARTWQ
- a CDS encoding STAS domain-containing protein, which translates into the protein MTPGTRIAGSRDGDRLLITLQGSLDAMSATALQTQLYDLTQVHDLLGLGMPVRHIHIDLAGVDFCDAAGLRMLVAARRVAEARQATCHLHDCQPHLRWLLRATRAADLFHLH
- a CDS encoding TetR/AcrR family transcriptional regulator gives rise to the protein MRITSGVVFTTPPTLPRGRHVLSRDEVTATQRERMLIAATELLAGEGYRGFGVREICSSAAVSRAAFYECFADKDACIYAAYDRFIAVFLEHLAESGTTGADWPGCVRGFVASYLGTLQRDLVAARAFQVEMDALGRAARERRRAALTALAGFVRRLRSERFPGTADRVPFSAYLGAIHALRQSACDALDASPEPDLPSLVDELSTWLCRMVEA
- a CDS encoding MFS transporter yields the protein MRTLIPRLGAGFNRLWTASAISNLGDGITMVAGPLLLASITTDPALIAGGVLCQQLPWLLFALLSGAAADRLDRRRLITLVNLGRALALTVLTAAVATGHVSVALVYLVLFTLGAGETLADTASGALLPRLVAPDLLPRANARLAATFTIANQFAAKPFGAWLFGIAAAAPFGFDALTFVVSALLIASLPAGPLSPPVARRPSRASLRADIGEGLRFLLGHPLLRTLAMAMGFGNIAFCTAFAVFVLYARQRLGVSEVGYGFLLTTFAVGGLAGAGVATRLTARFGNTAVLRAGLLAEAVTHVTLAATTRPWLAGAVLILFGVQTVVWGVITSTLRQRLVPNELLGRVGSVYALLETGGAALGTLLGGAMAATWGLTTPFWIAAAEMTTILAVTWRPLAAATVTP